GGTGCTGAGTTCCGGGAGTGGCGGGGCGATGGCTCTGCGGGGCGCCGATGCGAAAGGACTCGTGTGGGGAATGCCGTCGGAGCTCGCCCCTCGCGTTCCCCGGCCCGACGCCCGCGGCGGGGGCTCAGGGCTCGCTGCCCGGTTGCCTTCGCTTGTATAATAGCCCAGACGGCGGTCGGGGATAGCGGAGAGGGTCCCGGTCGCCCCCGCAGCCGCCCCGCCCGCTCCCTGGAGGCCACCCGCCGCCGTGTCTAGCCGTTTTTCGAGTGTTGAAGAAGCCGTCGAGGCGATCCGCAAAGGCCGGATTGTCGTGGTCGTGGACGCCGAGGACCGCGAGAACGAGGGCGACTTCGTCTGCGCCGCCGAGAAGGTGACCACCGAGACGGTCAACTTTATGATCACGCACGGCCGCGGGCAGCTGTGCGCGCCGGTGCTGCCGGAGGTGAGCGAGCGGCTCGGCCTGCACGCGATGGTGGAGAACAACAACGCCCCGCTGCGGACCAACTACACCGTGCCGGTCGACCACCGCACGGCCCGAACCGGCATCACCGCCGGCGAACGCGCCACGACCATCAAGGCGCTGTGCGACCCGAAGAGCGTGCCCACGGACTTCGTCCGGCCGGGGCACCTGTTCCCGCTGGTGGCCAAGGAGGGCGGCGTGCTCCGCCGCGCGGGCCACACCGAGGCCGCCGTGGACCTGGCCCGCATGGCCGGGCTGACCCCCGCCGGCGTGCTCTGCGAGATCCTCAACGACACCGGCGACCGCGCCGACCGCGACCAGCTCGCCGCGTTCTGCCAGGAGCACGACCTGCCGATCATCTCGATCGAGCAGCTCATCGCGTTCCGCCGCGTCGGCGAGAAGCTGGTGCACCGCGAGGCCGAGGCCAACCTGCCGACCAGGTACGGCGAGGGCCGCATCATCTGCTACCGCGTTGAGCACGAGACCATGGAGCCGGTGGTGTTCACCATGGGCGACCTCGACGCCGCCGACGCGCCGCTCGTGCGGCTGCACTCGTCGTGCTTCACCGGCGACCTGCTCGAGTCGCTCCGCTGCGACTGCGGCGACCAGCTCCACATGGCGCTGGACATGATCAGCCGCGAGGGCGTGGGCGCGCTGGTCTACCTGCCGCAGGAGGGCCGGGGCATCGGCCTGCCCGCCAAGATCAAGGCCTACGCGCTGCAAGACCAGGGCATGGACACGGTCGAGGCGAACGTGGCGCTCGGCTTCAAGGTCGACTCCCGCGACTACGGCGTCGGCATCCAGCTGCTCAAGGACCTCGGCCTGCGGAAGATCCGGCTGCTGACCAACAACCCCAAGAAGACCGACGCGTTTGTCTACGGCGGGTACGACCTCGAGGTGGTCGACCAGGTGCCGATCGTGCCGCCGATCCACGAGCACAACGAGAAGTACCTCAGCACCAAACGCGACAAGATGGGCCACCAGCTGCCGGGGGCCTGACGAAAGGGGAAAGGCGAAAGGGGAAGTTGCACGCGTCACCCATCGCCTTTCTCCTTTGGGAATCTCACTCCAGGATGGCCCTGTGCTACGACTGCACGCCAATGTGTTCGCCGAGCCGCCCGCCGCGATTGACGGGCCCGCGGTAGAGCTGCGTGGCGAGAGGCTGGCGACCCTGCTCAGCCAGACCGGCGGCCCGCCGGAGTTTGTTGCGACCCTGCCCGTCACGTTCGAGGCGATGCAGCAGTCGCTCCGCAACCTGCCCCGCACCGACACCGAGCCCGACGGCTTCTTCCTGGTCACCGGTCACGAGCCGGTTGAGGCCGGTGAAACGTTCTGGCGACTCAACGGCCACATGCACGAGCACCAGGGCCGCGTGCACCGCGTCGAGCTGAACGGCGAGTGCCCCGAGCTCATTCTCGACGCCGTGCTGGGCACGATGGGCTGGCCCGAGGCGCCGGTGGTCTACCAGTTGGTGCAGGAGGGCGTGACGCTGCGGGAGCCGGAGTTCCGAGGGTGGGCCGCGGCGGAGTGACGGGGCGATTGTCGGTTGGGTGTTCGAACCGCCAAGACGCCAAAGAGGGTGATTGTGATCTAGTCTTGGCCGCCACCGATTCTGGCTCAGTCCTAGCCATGCCACGCGTCGCGCATGGGGCCCGCTTTGGCGGCGACGATCTCTGCTTGTGCGTGAAGCCATTGCAGAACCGCCTGGCGGTCTTCGTCGGTAGCCGAACCTCGCCACGGCCCTGCAACGAATCCAGAGTACTCTCGGAGTCCACCTCCCCCGAACTGCAGGTTGCGCGATTCGATCATTTCGATGAATTCGTCAAGCACGGAGTTTCTCGTTGCTGCCGATACTCTTGGATCGGTTGCAAATGCGATCTCAAACCCGTACTCGCGGAACTCTCCCAGCCGAAGCTTCTTGCGTAGCCGTTTCTTCATGAGGCTCTGGAGTGTGAGAAGAGTTTCGGCGGGTGCCGGGGGCGCTCCGCGACAGCGGAAGCCCCCGACAGTTGGCGGGAAGCGGTTGGTACTTCGCGGGGGCTTCCCTTGCGGGAGCGCCCCCGGCCCCCGGCGTTTGCTGGCTGAGGGGGCGACCGACAAGACGCCAAGACGCCAGGTAGGGTTACTTCGGCTGCGCCGGGCGTCAGAGGTCTACACAACTCTTGAGCTTCCGGTTGGCGTCGGCGGTTGCTTCGTTGGCCGATGGGAAGGCTGTTTGCCCCGTCCGCGGTGGGCGAGAAGAACGCCTGACAAGACCAACATCGCGCCGAGGAACGATAGGCTGACATCGATTCCAATTAGGTGGTACGTCCTCGCGAGGTCGAGCAGCGTCACGCCAAGACCGAGGCCGATCAGGATCCCGCCGAAGTAGATGAGGTTGGGTCTCATACTGGCGCCTTGAGGAGAGGTTGACGGGTGTGAGCTATCCGGGCGCCGGGGGCGCTCCGCGATAGCGGAAGCCCCCGACGGATGTCGTGAAACGGTCGGTACTTCGCGGGGGCTTCCCTTGTGGGAGCGCCGCCGCCACCATCCGCTGTTAGAGCCTGACTATGACCATTCTCCTTAGGTCCAGCCGTACTCGGAATACGCACTCGCGCTGAGCGTTCCCTGAATAGCTTGGCGGACATATGGGACCATGTTTTCAGGCAGTGCCTCAACGCTGAACCAAGAGAGTTGGCGGCACTTATGAGGCTCTCGATTGACTGGCTCGCCTGACCACTCATCGGCAGTGAAGAAGAACGACACCCGCTCCTCGGCAGCTTTGCGATGAACCACGTGGCACAAACGCAAGTTGGTCTCGGCTATCGTCAGTCCCGCTTCCTCGGCTGCTTCACGCACCATGCCATGCCGCGCCGTCTCGCCAGGTTCCACGTGGCCAGCGACGACGCTGTACTTTCCATCTTCATAGCCGGTGTTTTGTCGGAGGAGTAACAAGACGTGTTGATCCCGAAACAGCAACAGATGCGACTCAGGAATGACACTACTGCGCGCCATGTTGTCGTCTGAAGTTACTGTTTAGGAAACAAGACTCTCCGCCCTCTTACTCCGCCTCCCACTCCACCCCGTTCACCTTCGCAAGCGCCAGCATCAGGGCGTGGGTTCCGTCGCGGGCGTGGCCCTGGGCGGCGGCGGCTCGGTAGAGCTGGTCGCACAGCGCCAGGCCGGGGAGGCTGAGGTTCATGCGGCGGGCCTCCTCCAGCACGATCCGCATGTCCTTGAGGAAGTGCTCGATGTAGAAGCCGGGCGCGAAGTTGCCGTCGATAATGCGGGGGCCCAGGTTCGTCAGCGACCAGCTGCCCGCCGCGCCGGAGCCGACCGACTCGAGCACCGTGGTCGGGTCGAGGCCCGCCTTGGCGGCGTACAGCAGCGCCTCGCAGACGCTGATCATCTGGCCGGCGACCAGCGTCTGGTTGACGCACTTGGTGTGCTGCCCGGCGCCGGGGCCGCCCTGGCGGACGTACTTGGCGCCCATCAGCTCCCACAGCGGGTTGAGGGCGGCGACCGTGTGCTCGTCGCCGCCGATCATGATCGACAGCGCGCCGTTCTTGGCGCCCACATCGCCGCCGGACACGGGGGCGTCGATGCTCACCACGCCCTTGTCCGCGGCGCGGTGGGCGATCTCCTCGGCCAGCGACGGCTCGCTGGTGGTCATGTCGACCAGCACGGCGCCGCTGCTGGCGCCTGCCAACGCGCCATCGTCGCCGAGCGCCACCGCGCGGACGTCGGCCGGGTAGCCGACAATCGTGAACGTGACGTCGCTCCGCTCGGCGACCGCGTAGGGCGAGTCGGCCCACTCGGCGCCGGCGTCCAGCAACGGCTGGGCCTTCTTCTTGGTGCGGTTGCTGACCGTTAGCCGGTAGCCCGCCGCCTGCAGGTGGCCGGCCATGCTGAGGCCCATCACGCCGGTTCCGATCCAGCCGACGCGCGTCGTTTCAGGAGAGATGTTCATCCCGCCATCGTGACAGATTTGCGGTGGGCGTCCAAGCGACGTGGCGGCAGAACGCGATCGCTAGGAATTGGCCGAAGGCCAACATGCGGGCTACGGAAGCAGGTTCTCGGGCACGCCGTTGGGGAACTCCAGGTCGATGACCTCTTTGATGTACTTCACGCGGTTGGCCGGTTTGGGGTGGGTGCTGAGCATCTCGGGCGGGCCGCCCCCGCCGCCGGCCTCGTCGAGCACCTCCATCAGACCGATCATGGCGTGCGGGTCGTAGCCCGCTTCGGCGCACAGCCGGACGCCCCAGCGGTCGCTCTCCAGCTCGTCCTCGCGGCCGTAGCTCATGCTGACCATCTGGGCGATCATCTGCGACATCCGCTGGCTGTTGACGTCGCCGCCGGCGACGCCGCCCGCCGCGGCCAGGCCGGCGAACAGCTTCTGCTGGGCCATCCGCTTGTTGCCGTGCCGCTCGATCACATGGCCGATCTCGTGCCCCAGCACGCCCGCCAGCTCGCCCTCGGTGTCCAGGCGGCGGTAGAGCGCCTCGGTGATGAACACCTGGCCGCCGGGCAGCGCGAACGCGTTGACGGTCTGCGGGTCGGCCAGCAGCGTGAAGTTGAACTGGTACGGGTTGTGGAGCTCGACGCCCTTTTCTTGCGAGAGCTTGTCCATGTACTCCTCCAATCCCCGCAGCAGGCGGACGCCCATCCGGTGGACCCGGTCGACCGCGGCGCCGTCACGGCTGACGCCGCGGTGCTGCTGGATCATCTCCGGCGCCGCCTGGGCGCCGAGGGCCATTTCCTGCCGCTCGTCAGCTAGCGCCACGCGCTCCACCTCGCCGGTGATCTGGTTCTTGTCGCCGGGGCTGCCGTAGTACGAGATCAGCGCGAAGATCGCCAGCCCGGCCGCGATCAGCAGCCGCATCTTGAAGCTGCTGCCAAACATCGGCCGGCTGCTGCGGCGGCCGTACCCGCCGGACTGGCGGGGGCGGGAGGGCATCGGGAAGCGGATTCTGGCCATGATGGGACGACGATCGAATCAGGGGGCGCGGAAGGTCTGCCGCAGTATAGCAATAGGGCTGCCAAAACGGGGAGAAGCGGCGCAATAATTGATCAACGCGGCGCCCGCTAATGAACGCTCCTCTAACAGGCCCCAAGCAGCATGAAACCGACGATCCAGATCACCTACTGCACCGGCTGCCGGTGGATGCTGCGGGCGGCTTGGATGGCCCAGGAGCTGCTGTCTACCTTCGAGCAGGAGCTGGGCGGCGTGACGCTTGTCCCGGGCGAGGGCGGGGTGTTCGAGATCTCGGTCGGGGATCAGCGGGTCTGGTCCCGCGAGCACGACGGCGGGTTCCCCGAGATCAAGGTGCTGAAGCAGCGGGTCCGCGACGCGATCGCGCCGGACAAGTCGCTGGGGCACTCCGATCGGTGAGTGACTCTCGGGGCACAGTTAGCGTTGCGGCTTTGCCGCATGATTCGCGCCTGAGGCACGGCGCTTCCTGGCCTGCTAGAATGGGGGCCGAGCCGCCCGCCCCAGATCCACCCCTGCAAGGTTCTCTAACATGCAACGCCGTGACTTCCTGACCACCGCCGCCGCCGCGGGGATCGCCGCCGCCGCCGGGACCACGTCGGCCCAGCAGGCCGCCGAGCCCAAACGCCGCTTCCACCTGAAGTACGCGCCGCACTTCACGCTGTTCGACAACCTGGCCGGTCGGGATCAAGTCGCGCAGCTCGAGTTTGCCGCCGACCAGGGCTTCACCGCCTGGGAGTGGAACGAAGCAAAGATGAAGTCCGCGGACGAGCAGGAGCGGGTCGCCAAGGCGATGGACCGGCTCGGCATGACCATGGGCGTGTTCGTGGCGTACGGCATCGGCTCGTTCGGCAAGAAGTCGTTCACCAGCGACGACCAGGGCATGAAGGAGCAGGTGCTCAAGGAGATTACCGAGAGCGTCGAGGTCGCCAAGCGGGTCAACGCCAAGTGGATGACCGTCGTGCCGGGCGCGTACGACAACCACCTGGAGGAGGGCTACCAGACCGCCAACTGCATCGAGCTGCTAAAACGCTGCTCAGAGATCCTCGAGCCGCACGGGCTGGTGATGGTGCTCGAGCCGCTCAACTGGTGGGCGAACCACCCGGGCCTGTTCCTCCGCGAGACGCCCCAGGCGTTCAACATCTGCCGCGCCGTCGATAGCCCGGCGTGCAAGATCCTGTTCGACATCTACCACCAGCAGATCCAGGAGGGGAACCTGATCCCCAACATCGACCGCGCGTACAGCGAGATCGGGTACTTCCAGTGCGGCGACAACCCGGGCCGCAAGGAACCCGGCACCGGCGAGATCAACTACAAGAACGTGTTCAAGCACATCTACGAGAAGGGCTTCGAAGGCGTGATGGGCATGGAGCACGGCAAGAGCATCGGCGGCAAGGAGGGCGACCAGGCCCTGATCGACGCCTACGTGCAGGCCGACAGCTTCTGAGTCCGTCCGTTACTCGACGGGCATCGGCACGGCAACGCCGTTCTGGTTCTGGAAGTTGGGCGCCGTCGCCGAGATGCCCACGACCATGGTCGCCATGTAGGCGATGGACATCACGAAGCCCGCGATCACGGCGATGCCGAGGCTCTTCCAGACCGACTTCTGAACCGCCAGCGCGTCCTGCAGCGTGCCCGCCGTTCCGGCCGCCAGGAACCGCTGGATCCGGCTAGCGAACCTGAACAGGTACACCACCGGGAAGAGGTAGCACGCGATCAGGCCCAGGTAGAACAGCAGCAGGGTGATCGCCATCCCCGACGGCAGGCCCGGCCCGCCCAGCGCGACGGCCGCGGCCATGCCCAGGGTGCCTAAGACCATGAAGCCGATGCCCACCACGCCCAGGATCGCCAGGAACAGCACCCAAGGGCGCGTCGCGCGGAGGCTCGACGCCACGCCCGTGTTGATCAGCGACTGGTCTTCGGCTCCCACGGCGGGGCTCTGGAATGGGTTCTCGGCGGGGGAGTCGGGCACGTTGTTTCTCCGATCGAGGGGCGTCGTCGCCGGCGATTGTAGCACGCGGGGCCCCGTGGCATTAATCGCTGGAAATCGATCCGGCGGGTAGGTCATAATACCGGACCCCTAATCCCGCACACCTGCTCAGGATCACGCATGCATCTCCGCTCCCGCCTTGTTGTCGTTGGGTTCTCTATCGCGTTGCTGGCGGCGCTCGTCGCTCAGCCGGCGGCCGCCGCCGAAGAGGGCGATTCGTCGCAGGACCGCCCGGCGCGCATCCTGTTCGTCACGCAGAGCGGCGGCTTCAAGCACCCGACCGTCACGCGCAAGGCGTCGGACCTGTCGCACGCTGAGCGGGCGCTCAAGCAGCTGGGCGTGGAGAGCGGCGAGTTCCGCGTCGACTGCACGCAGGACGTCCAGCGGGACTTCAAGCCGGAGCTGATCAAGAACTACGACATCGTGGCGTTCTTCACCACCGGCACGATGAACGACAAGTCACGCATCCTGCCGATCCCCAAAGAGACGCTCGACTGGTTCCTCAATGACTGGCTGAAGCAGAAGGGGCACGGCTTCCTGGGCGTGCACTCCGCGGCCGACACCTACGAAGACTACAAACCGTACTGGGACATGATCGGCGGCTCGTTCAACGGGCACCCGTGGGGCTCGAACACCACGGTCACCATCAGCGTGCACGACCAGGACCACCCGGCCGCCAAGCCGTGGGGTGAGGAGTTCGTCATCACCGACGAGATCTACCAGTTCAAGAACTGGCAGCCGGAGAAGGTCCGCGTGCTGATGAGCCTGAACATGGAGAAGACCGACCTCAAGAAGCCGTACCACGTGCCCGTGCTGTGGGTGAAGGAGTACGGCGACGGCCGCGCCATGCACATGAGCCTGGGCCACCGCGAGGACGTGTGGGACAACGAGAAGTACCAGGCTTCGCTGCTGGGCGGCATCCGCTGGCTGCTTGGCCGCGAGGAGGGGGACGCCACGCCGAACCCGGAGCTCTCCGCCGAACAAGAGAAGCAAGCCAAGGCGGCGGTCGCGAAGGCAGGGTAGGCGTAAACGCCGCGGTGCAGACGCGGGTTATGCCGAGCGGCCTCGCCGCTCGGCGTCCACGGGAATCGGGATCGCCTGCACGCCACTCAAGGGTTTGGGCTGCGCGGCAGTAGGCAGCTTCGGCTCGATGAACAGCCGATCGCCCGGCAGCAGCTGGTAGTTGGTGCGGGTGACGCCCTGCACCACCTCGTGGTAGTTGACCGGCAGCACCTGCGCGACGCCGTTCGGCCTTGCCGAGGGCCGCGAGATGTAGATCGCGGTGTTGCTGTAGTTCTTCACGCCGCCAACACTGGCCATCGCGTCCAGCACGGTGTCGTTGCCGGTGATCGGCAGCTGGGTGATGCTGTCGCCGCCGGCGCCGTTCTTGGTGATCACAAGGTACTTCTTGCTGTTGTAGGCGTGCACGTCGAGGATGAGCCTGACCTTGTGCCCGTTGTCCGCCAGCTTCTTCTCGATCGCCGCCCGGGCCTCCTCGATTGTGAGCCCGCTGATCGCGACGCCGCCCAGCTCGCCCAGGCTGATGCGGCCGTCGGGGCCGACCAGGCGTTCGCCCTCGAGCGGGGCCAACTCCGCGGATTGGTCCAGCAGGGTGATTGCCACAACGTCGGGCGGCTCGATGACGTAGGTTGGCAGCGCGGTCATCGCCGACTCGCTGCCCGGCCCGACTAACAGCCGCAGCGTGTAGAGGTTGAGCGAGTAGCCGACCGCGACGCCCAGCATGAGCACCAGCAGGCTCTTGAGGCTGAAACGCGGTGTGGGCAGGCTTCTGAGGCGGGACGGCATGGCGGCTTCCGTGCGGTGCGTGGTTCCCGCGCCCGGGAGTCTACCGTATTGCGATCGGCCGCACAGCCTCAGTTAGGTCTTAATCCCCAGGAGCGGGAAGCAGAGGATCGGGATCGAAAGCGACGCCATGCCGATGATCCAGCGGCGGTCGTCCAGCTCGATGCTGTCGTCGGAGGTGGGCGGGTGGTGGATGCCCAGCAGGATCACCAGGATCAGCATGATGGTCCAGATGGACGCCTGGTCGATGTTCCAGACCACGTACATGATCGCGACCACCGTGAACCCGCGGGCGATCTTGTAGGACTCGTCGCCGAACAGGCCGTGGATGGTGTGGCCGCCGTCGAGCTGGCTGACCGGCAGCATGTTAAGCCCGGTCACCAGCATGCCGACCCAGCCGGCCATGAACAGCGGATTGCCCGCCAGCTGCGAGATGGCGACCCAGGAGCTCTTGGCCGCCCACTCGGGGTGCCGCGCCTCGATCATCCAGCGCACGATCACCGGGTTGTACAGCTCGACCTCATCGGGCTGCGGGGGCTTGCTCAGGTCGAGCTGCCCGACGCCGATCCACAGGATAGGGATCGCGACCGCCAGCCCTGCCAGCGGCCCGGCCAGACCGATGTCGAAGATCTCCTTCCGGTTGGCCCGCAGGCCGTCCATGCTGATTACGGCGCCCATCGTGCCGATGGGGTTGATCGGCACCGGGATGCACAGCGGGTAGCTGGCCGGGATGCGGTGCCGCAGCGTCATGAGGAAGTGGCCCATCTCGTGCGTCAGCAGGATGGCCAGCACCGCCAGCATGTAGTAGACGCCCTGATGCCAGTTTCCGGTGATCGTGGCCCAGATCTGCTCGTAGGTGCCGAGGTACTGCGGAGCGGTCGGGTTCCAGTTCGCGGCGCCGACCCAGAAGGTCGACAGGCAGGTCGCGATGAACAGCAGGATCGGCAGCCGCACGCCGCGGCGGAAGTCGCGGTACGGCGGGTCGGCGCGGACGCTGGAGTCGATGTCCGAGAGCCGCATCTCGCGGCCCCCCGTGCTCAGCTCGAGCTCGTCCTGTGGCGCAGCGGGCTTGGGCGCCGGGGCGGGGGCCTCTGCCGGCAGGCCGGCGTCGGCGGGGTCGGGCGGGGAGGGGCTGCTCATAGGCCGGATGATATCACAGCCGCGCCAGCGGCCGTAGGGCGGCAGTTCCGTGGCCGCCTAGTAGACCTCGATGCTCTTTACCGA
This genomic interval from Posidoniimonas corsicana contains the following:
- the ribB gene encoding 3,4-dihydroxy-2-butanone-4-phosphate synthase; the encoded protein is MSSRFSSVEEAVEAIRKGRIVVVVDAEDRENEGDFVCAAEKVTTETVNFMITHGRGQLCAPVLPEVSERLGLHAMVENNNAPLRTNYTVPVDHRTARTGITAGERATTIKALCDPKSVPTDFVRPGHLFPLVAKEGGVLRRAGHTEAAVDLARMAGLTPAGVLCEILNDTGDRADRDQLAAFCQEHDLPIISIEQLIAFRRVGEKLVHREAEANLPTRYGEGRIICYRVEHETMEPVVFTMGDLDAADAPLVRLHSSCFTGDLLESLRCDCGDQLHMALDMISREGVGALVYLPQEGRGIGLPAKIKAYALQDQGMDTVEANVALGFKVDSRDYGVGIQLLKDLGLRKIRLLTNNPKKTDAFVYGGYDLEVVDQVPIVPPIHEHNEKYLSTKRDKMGHQLPGA
- a CDS encoding 50S ribosome-binding protein YggL, translated to MKKRLRKKLRLGEFREYGFEIAFATDPRVSAATRNSVLDEFIEMIESRNLQFGGGGLREYSGFVAGPWRGSATDEDRQAVLQWLHAQAEIVAAKAGPMRDAWHG
- a CDS encoding NUDIX hydrolase, translating into MARSSVIPESHLLLFRDQHVLLLLRQNTGYEDGKYSVVAGHVEPGETARHGMVREAAEEAGLTIAETNLRLCHVVHRKAAEERVSFFFTADEWSGEPVNREPHKCRQLSWFSVEALPENMVPYVRQAIQGTLSASAYSEYGWT
- a CDS encoding NAD(P)-dependent oxidoreductase, translating into MNISPETTRVGWIGTGVMGLSMAGHLQAAGYRLTVSNRTKKKAQPLLDAGAEWADSPYAVAERSDVTFTIVGYPADVRAVALGDDGALAGASSGAVLVDMTTSEPSLAEEIAHRAADKGVVSIDAPVSGGDVGAKNGALSIMIGGDEHTVAALNPLWELMGAKYVRQGGPGAGQHTKCVNQTLVAGQMISVCEALLYAAKAGLDPTTVLESVGSGAAGSWSLTNLGPRIIDGNFAPGFYIEHFLKDMRIVLEEARRMNLSLPGLALCDQLYRAAAAQGHARDGTHALMLALAKVNGVEWEAE
- a CDS encoding M48 family metalloprotease, producing MPSRPRQSGGYGRRSSRPMFGSSFKMRLLIAAGLAIFALISYYGSPGDKNQITGEVERVALADERQEMALGAQAAPEMIQQHRGVSRDGAAVDRVHRMGVRLLRGLEEYMDKLSQEKGVELHNPYQFNFTLLADPQTVNAFALPGGQVFITEALYRRLDTEGELAGVLGHEIGHVIERHGNKRMAQQKLFAGLAAAGGVAGGDVNSQRMSQMIAQMVSMSYGREDELESDRWGVRLCAEAGYDPHAMIGLMEVLDEAGGGGGPPEMLSTHPKPANRVKYIKEVIDLEFPNGVPENLLP
- a CDS encoding SelT/SelW/SelH family protein, yielding MKPTIQITYCTGCRWMLRAAWMAQELLSTFEQELGGVTLVPGEGGVFEISVGDQRVWSREHDGGFPEIKVLKQRVRDAIAPDKSLGHSDR
- a CDS encoding hydroxypyruvate isomerase family protein; translated protein: MQRRDFLTTAAAAGIAAAAGTTSAQQAAEPKRRFHLKYAPHFTLFDNLAGRDQVAQLEFAADQGFTAWEWNEAKMKSADEQERVAKAMDRLGMTMGVFVAYGIGSFGKKSFTSDDQGMKEQVLKEITESVEVAKRVNAKWMTVVPGAYDNHLEEGYQTANCIELLKRCSEILEPHGLVMVLEPLNWWANHPGLFLRETPQAFNICRAVDSPACKILFDIYHQQIQEGNLIPNIDRAYSEIGYFQCGDNPGRKEPGTGEINYKNVFKHIYEKGFEGVMGMEHGKSIGGKEGDQALIDAYVQADSF
- a CDS encoding ThuA domain-containing protein: MHLRSRLVVVGFSIALLAALVAQPAAAAEEGDSSQDRPARILFVTQSGGFKHPTVTRKASDLSHAERALKQLGVESGEFRVDCTQDVQRDFKPELIKNYDIVAFFTTGTMNDKSRILPIPKETLDWFLNDWLKQKGHGFLGVHSAADTYEDYKPYWDMIGGSFNGHPWGSNTTVTISVHDQDHPAAKPWGEEFVITDEIYQFKNWQPEKVRVLMSLNMEKTDLKKPYHVPVLWVKEYGDGRAMHMSLGHREDVWDNEKYQASLLGGIRWLLGREEGDATPNPELSAEQEKQAKAAVAKAG
- a CDS encoding polysaccharide biosynthesis/export family protein, which encodes MPSRLRSLPTPRFSLKSLLVLMLGVAVGYSLNLYTLRLLVGPGSESAMTALPTYVIEPPDVVAITLLDQSAELAPLEGERLVGPDGRISLGELGGVAISGLTIEEARAAIEKKLADNGHKVRLILDVHAYNSKKYLVITKNGAGGDSITQLPITGNDTVLDAMASVGGVKNYSNTAIYISRPSARPNGVAQVLPVNYHEVVQGVTRTNYQLLPGDRLFIEPKLPTAAQPKPLSGVQAIPIPVDAERRGRSA
- a CDS encoding site-2 protease family protein, translating into MSSPSPPDPADAGLPAEAPAPAPKPAAPQDELELSTGGREMRLSDIDSSVRADPPYRDFRRGVRLPILLFIATCLSTFWVGAANWNPTAPQYLGTYEQIWATITGNWHQGVYYMLAVLAILLTHEMGHFLMTLRHRIPASYPLCIPVPINPIGTMGAVISMDGLRANRKEIFDIGLAGPLAGLAVAIPILWIGVGQLDLSKPPQPDEVELYNPVIVRWMIEARHPEWAAKSSWVAISQLAGNPLFMAGWVGMLVTGLNMLPVSQLDGGHTIHGLFGDESYKIARGFTVVAIMYVVWNIDQASIWTIMLILVILLGIHHPPTSDDSIELDDRRWIIGMASLSIPILCFPLLGIKT